In Callospermophilus lateralis isolate mCalLat2 chromosome 10, mCalLat2.hap1, whole genome shotgun sequence, a single genomic region encodes these proteins:
- the Ttc14 gene encoding tetratricopeptide repeat protein 14 isoform X1 gives MDRDLLRQSLNCHGSSLLSLLRNEQQDNPHFRSLLGSASEPARGPPPQQHLQGRKEKRVDNIEIQKFISKKADLLFALSWKSDAPATSEVNEDNEDHYAVMPPLEQFMEIPSMDRRELFFRDIERGDIVIGRISSIREFGFFMVLICLGSGIMRDISHLEITALCPLRDVPSHSNHGDPLSYYQTGDIIRAGIKDIDRYHEKLAVSLYSSALPPHLSGIKLGVITSEELPLYYRRSVELNSNSLESYENIMQSSLGFVNPGVVEFLLEKLGIDESNPPSLMRGLQSKNFSEDDYASALRKKQSASWALKCVKIGVDYFKVGRHVDAMNEYNKALEIDKQNVEALVARGALYATKGSLNKAIEDFELALENCPTHRNARKYLCQTLVERGGQLEEEEKFLNAESYYKKALALDETFKDAEDALQKLHKYMQKSLELREKQAEKEEKQKTKKIETSAEKLRKLLKEEKRLKKKRRKSSSSSSVSSADESVSSSSSSSSDHRRHKKRKRNRSESSRSSKRHSSRASSSQIDQNRKEECYPVPSNTSASFLNQKQEVEKLLEKQDRFQYQKTQVKEKDKCPLSSSSAEIPDDFGGRSEDPRDFYNSYKTQASSSKTEKPYKSERHFSSRRNSSDSFYRNSEDKIKMYGHRRFEKDIEGRKEHYRRWESGSVRYSTSPASSDYSWKSVEKHKKYTYSGSRDFSRHEQRYRVNTNQEYEREDNSGEDNKTEIPEEDGLNNKEQSESRVKKNLPQNLLNIFNQIAEFEKEKGNKQKN, from the exons ATGGACCGGGATCTTCTACGTCAGTCGCTGAATTGCCACGGGTCGTCATTGCTCTCCCTACTGCGGAACGAACAGCAGGACAATCCGCACTTCCGGAGCCTCCTAGGGTCGGCATCAGAGCCCGCCCGCGGCCCGCCGCCCCAGCAGCACTTACAGGGCAG aaaagagaaaagagttGACAACATTGAAATACAAAAATTCATCTCCAAAAAAGCAGATTTGCTTTTTGCACTTTCCTGGAAATCGGATGCACCAGCAACTTCTGAAGTTAATGAAGACAACGAAG atcaTTATGCAGTCATGCCACCTTTAGAGCAATTCATGGAGATACCTAGTATGGACCGGAGAGAGCTGTTTTTCCGTGATATTGAGCGTGGTGATATAGTGATTGGAAGAATTAGTTCTATTCGAGAATTTGGttttttcatggtattgatctgtttaggaagTGGCATCATGAGAGATATATCCCACTTAGAAATCACA GCTCTTTGTCCATTAAGAGATGTGCCTTCTCACAGTAACCATGGGGATCCTTTATCATATTACCAAACTGGTGACATCATTCGAG ctgGAATCAAGGATATCGACAGATATCATGAAAAGCTTGCAGTATCTCTTTATAGCTCAGCTCTTCCACCACACCTGTCTGGTATTAAACTAGGTGTAATTACTTctgaggagcttcctttgtattacAG GAGGAGTGTTGAACTAAATAGTAATTCTTTGGAGTCCTATGAAAATATCATGCAGAGTTCTCTGGGATTTGTTAATCCCGGAGTAGTTGAATTCCTTCTAGAAAAACTTGGAATAGACGAATCTAATCCACCATCTTTAATGAGAGGCCTACAAAG TAAAAATTTCTCTGAAGATGATTATGCTTCTGCATTAAGAAAAAAACAGTCTGCGTCTTGGGCCTTAAAGTG TGTGAAGATTGGAGTTGATTATTTTAAGGTTGGACGCCACGTGGATGCTATGAATGAATACAATAAAGCTCTGGAAATAGATAAGCAAAATGTGGAAGCTTTGGTAGCTCGTGGAGCATT ATATGCAACAAAAGGAAGTCTGAACAAAGCAATAGAAGATTTTGAGCTTGCATTGGAAAACTGTCCAACTCACAGAAATGCAAGAAAATACCTCTGCCAAACACTTGTAGAAAGAGGAGGGCA gctagaagaagaagaaaagtttttaAATGCTGAAAGTTACTATAAGAAAGCTTTGGCTTTGGATGAGACTTTTAAAGATGCAGAGGATGCTTTGCAGAAACTTCATAAATATATGCAG AAATCTTTGGAATTAAGAGAAAAACAAgctgaaaaggaagaaaagcagaaaacaaagaaaatagaaaCAAGTGCAGAAAAGTTGCGTAAGCTCttaaaagaggagaaaag gctaaagaagaaaagaagaaaatcatcCTCCTCTTCAAGTGTTTCTTCTGCTGATGAATCAGTTTCTTCCTCATCCTCTTCCTCTTCTGATCACAGAAGGCATAAGAAACGAAAGAGGAACCGGTCAGAGTCTTCTCGCAGTTCCAAAAGGCATTCATCTAGGGCATCCTCAAGTCAGATAGATCAGAATAGGAAAGAGGAGTGCTATCCAGTTCCAAGTAATACTTCTGCATCTTTTCTTAACCAAAAACAAGAAGTGGAAAAACTACTGGAAAAGCAAGACAGGTTTCAATATCAAAAGACACAGGTAAAAGAGAAAGATAAATGCCCTCTTTCTTCCTCTTCAGCTGAAATACCAGATGATTTTGGAGGTAGGTCTGAAGATCCAAGAGATTTTTATAATAGCTATAAAACCCAGGCAAGTAGTAGCAAAACTGAAAAGCCATATAAATCAGAAAGACATTTTTCCAGTAGAAGAAATTCCTCGGATTCCTTCTATAGGAATTCAGAGGACAAGATAAAAATGTATGGTCACAGGAGATTTGAAAAAGACATAGAGGGAAGAAAAGAGCACTATAGAAGGTGGGAGTCAGGTTCCGTGAGGTATTCCACTTCACCAGCGAGTTCAGACTACTCTTGGAAGTCAGttgaaaaacacaaaaaatacacTTATTCTGGATCACGTGATTTCAGTAGACATGAGCAAAGATACCGGGTAAATACAAATCAAGAATATGAAAGAGAGGACAATTCTGGGGAAGATAACAAAACAGAGATTCCAGAAGAAGATGGACTAAATAACAAAGAGCAATCAGAAAGcagagttaaaaaaaatttacctCAAAATTTACTCAATATATTTAATCAGATAGCTGAGtttgagaaagaaaaaggaaataagcaaaaaaattaa
- the Ttc14 gene encoding tetratricopeptide repeat protein 14 isoform X2 has product MDRDLLRQSLNCHGSSLLSLLRNEQQDNPHFRSLLGSASEPARGPPPQQHLQGRKEKRVDNIEIQKFISKKADLLFALSWKSDAPATSEVNEDNEDHYAVMPPLEQFMEIPSMDRRELFFRDIERGDIVIGRISSIREFGFFMVLICLGSGIMRDISHLEITALCPLRDVPSHSNHGDPLSYYQTGDIIRAGIKDIDRYHEKLAVSLYSSALPPHLSGIKLGVITSEELPLYYRRSVELNSNSLESYENIMQSSLGFVNPGVVEFLLEKLGIDESNPPSLMRGLQSVKIGVDYFKVGRHVDAMNEYNKALEIDKQNVEALVARGALYATKGSLNKAIEDFELALENCPTHRNARKYLCQTLVERGGQLEEEEKFLNAESYYKKALALDETFKDAEDALQKLHKYMQKSLELREKQAEKEEKQKTKKIETSAEKLRKLLKEEKRLKKKRRKSSSSSSVSSADESVSSSSSSSSDHRRHKKRKRNRSESSRSSKRHSSRASSSQIDQNRKEECYPVPSNTSASFLNQKQEVEKLLEKQDRFQYQKTQVKEKDKCPLSSSSAEIPDDFGGRSEDPRDFYNSYKTQASSSKTEKPYKSERHFSSRRNSSDSFYRNSEDKIKMYGHRRFEKDIEGRKEHYRRWESGSVRYSTSPASSDYSWKSVEKHKKYTYSGSRDFSRHEQRYRVNTNQEYEREDNSGEDNKTEIPEEDGLNNKEQSESRVKKNLPQNLLNIFNQIAEFEKEKGNKQKN; this is encoded by the exons ATGGACCGGGATCTTCTACGTCAGTCGCTGAATTGCCACGGGTCGTCATTGCTCTCCCTACTGCGGAACGAACAGCAGGACAATCCGCACTTCCGGAGCCTCCTAGGGTCGGCATCAGAGCCCGCCCGCGGCCCGCCGCCCCAGCAGCACTTACAGGGCAG aaaagagaaaagagttGACAACATTGAAATACAAAAATTCATCTCCAAAAAAGCAGATTTGCTTTTTGCACTTTCCTGGAAATCGGATGCACCAGCAACTTCTGAAGTTAATGAAGACAACGAAG atcaTTATGCAGTCATGCCACCTTTAGAGCAATTCATGGAGATACCTAGTATGGACCGGAGAGAGCTGTTTTTCCGTGATATTGAGCGTGGTGATATAGTGATTGGAAGAATTAGTTCTATTCGAGAATTTGGttttttcatggtattgatctgtttaggaagTGGCATCATGAGAGATATATCCCACTTAGAAATCACA GCTCTTTGTCCATTAAGAGATGTGCCTTCTCACAGTAACCATGGGGATCCTTTATCATATTACCAAACTGGTGACATCATTCGAG ctgGAATCAAGGATATCGACAGATATCATGAAAAGCTTGCAGTATCTCTTTATAGCTCAGCTCTTCCACCACACCTGTCTGGTATTAAACTAGGTGTAATTACTTctgaggagcttcctttgtattacAG GAGGAGTGTTGAACTAAATAGTAATTCTTTGGAGTCCTATGAAAATATCATGCAGAGTTCTCTGGGATTTGTTAATCCCGGAGTAGTTGAATTCCTTCTAGAAAAACTTGGAATAGACGAATCTAATCCACCATCTTTAATGAGAGGCCTACAAAG TGTGAAGATTGGAGTTGATTATTTTAAGGTTGGACGCCACGTGGATGCTATGAATGAATACAATAAAGCTCTGGAAATAGATAAGCAAAATGTGGAAGCTTTGGTAGCTCGTGGAGCATT ATATGCAACAAAAGGAAGTCTGAACAAAGCAATAGAAGATTTTGAGCTTGCATTGGAAAACTGTCCAACTCACAGAAATGCAAGAAAATACCTCTGCCAAACACTTGTAGAAAGAGGAGGGCA gctagaagaagaagaaaagtttttaAATGCTGAAAGTTACTATAAGAAAGCTTTGGCTTTGGATGAGACTTTTAAAGATGCAGAGGATGCTTTGCAGAAACTTCATAAATATATGCAG AAATCTTTGGAATTAAGAGAAAAACAAgctgaaaaggaagaaaagcagaaaacaaagaaaatagaaaCAAGTGCAGAAAAGTTGCGTAAGCTCttaaaagaggagaaaag gctaaagaagaaaagaagaaaatcatcCTCCTCTTCAAGTGTTTCTTCTGCTGATGAATCAGTTTCTTCCTCATCCTCTTCCTCTTCTGATCACAGAAGGCATAAGAAACGAAAGAGGAACCGGTCAGAGTCTTCTCGCAGTTCCAAAAGGCATTCATCTAGGGCATCCTCAAGTCAGATAGATCAGAATAGGAAAGAGGAGTGCTATCCAGTTCCAAGTAATACTTCTGCATCTTTTCTTAACCAAAAACAAGAAGTGGAAAAACTACTGGAAAAGCAAGACAGGTTTCAATATCAAAAGACACAGGTAAAAGAGAAAGATAAATGCCCTCTTTCTTCCTCTTCAGCTGAAATACCAGATGATTTTGGAGGTAGGTCTGAAGATCCAAGAGATTTTTATAATAGCTATAAAACCCAGGCAAGTAGTAGCAAAACTGAAAAGCCATATAAATCAGAAAGACATTTTTCCAGTAGAAGAAATTCCTCGGATTCCTTCTATAGGAATTCAGAGGACAAGATAAAAATGTATGGTCACAGGAGATTTGAAAAAGACATAGAGGGAAGAAAAGAGCACTATAGAAGGTGGGAGTCAGGTTCCGTGAGGTATTCCACTTCACCAGCGAGTTCAGACTACTCTTGGAAGTCAGttgaaaaacacaaaaaatacacTTATTCTGGATCACGTGATTTCAGTAGACATGAGCAAAGATACCGGGTAAATACAAATCAAGAATATGAAAGAGAGGACAATTCTGGGGAAGATAACAAAACAGAGATTCCAGAAGAAGATGGACTAAATAACAAAGAGCAATCAGAAAGcagagttaaaaaaaatttacctCAAAATTTACTCAATATATTTAATCAGATAGCTGAGtttgagaaagaaaaaggaaataagcaaaaaaattaa